The Prunus persica cultivar Lovell chromosome G8, Prunus_persica_NCBIv2, whole genome shotgun sequence genome includes a region encoding these proteins:
- the LOC18767369 gene encoding LOW QUALITY PROTEIN: proline-rich protein 4 (The sequence of the model RefSeq protein was modified relative to this genomic sequence to represent the inferred CDS: deleted 2 bases in 2 codons), with the protein MKIFPLSQEALLQKCFLLSLLFVSFCYAEHKTVEVVGVGECSDCAKNSIKTSQAFSGLHVTIDCKPANGHFKTRGFGELNEEGKFKVSLPKEIVKEGDDELKEECYAQLHSALAAPCTAHDGLESSKIVFKSKTSEGKQTFGVAGGKLKFSPVTCTSAFLWPHPLPKLPPLNLPPFPKSHPLFGHPFPPFPHKVFPPFPPKVFPPKVPIFKKPLPPPVPIYKPLPPPVPIYKPLPPPVPIYKKPLPPPVPVYKKPLPPPVPVYKKPLPPPVPIYKKPLPPKPPKKVCPPVPVFKKPLPPPVPTYKKPLPPPVPIYKKPLPPPVPIYKKPLPPPVPIYKKPLPPPVPIYKKPLPPPVPIYKKPLPPPVPTFQKPLPPPIPFYKPKPHPFFKPHPPLPKIPPFFKKPPLPPFIPKHPLLPKLPPITKIHPKYYPHPKPKFPHIPKTHPKYFPHPKIGKLPHLPPLVPQYP; encoded by the exons ATGAAGATTTTTCCTCTCAGTCAAGAAGCACTTCTGCAGAAGTGCTTCTTGTTGTCTTTGCTTTTTGTGAGCTTTTGTTATGCTGAACATAAGACAGTTGAGGTAGTTGGGGTTGGAGAATGTAGTGACTGTGCTAAGAATAGTATTAAGACTAGCCAGGCCTTTTCAG GTCTTCATGTGACAATTGACTGCAAGCCAGCAAATGGGCACTTCAAAACAAGAGGGTTTGGGGAGCTCAATGAAGAGGGAAAGTTCAAAGTGTCCCTTCCCAAGGAGATTGTAAAAGAAGGAGATGATGAACTAAAAGAGGAATGTTATGCCCAACTTCACAGTGCATTGGCTGCACCTTGTACTGCCCATGATGGCCTAGAATCTTCCAAGATAGTCTTCAAGTCCAAGACCAGTGAAGGAAAACAAACCTTTGGAGTGGCTGGTGGCAAACTTAAATTCTCACCAGTAACATGCACTTCTGCCTTCCTTTGGCCTCACCCACTTCCCAAATTGCCACCTTTAAATTTGCCTCCATTTCCCAAATCACACCCACTCTTTGGTCACCCATTCCCTCCATTCCCACACAAGGTCTTCCCTCCTTTCCCACCTAAAGTCTTCCCTCCAAAAGTACCAATCTTTAAGAAGCCTCTTCCCCCACCAGTCCCAATTTACAAGCCTCTTCCCCCACCAGTCCCAATTTACAAGCCTCTTCCTCCACCAGTCCCAATTTACAAGAAACCTCTTCCTCCACCAGTTCCAGTT TACAAGAAGCCTCTTCCTCCACCAGTTCCAGTTTACAAGAAGCCTTTGCCTCCTCCAGTGCCAATCTACAAGAAACCACTTCCACCAAAGCCACCGAAAAAAGTTTGTCCACCAGTTCCTGTGTTCAAAAAGCCACTTCCACCACCAGTCCCCACT TACAAGAAGCCACTTCCACCACCAGTTCCCATATACAAGAAGCCACTTCCACCACCTGTCCCCATATACAAGAAGCCACTTCCACCACCAGTTCCCATATACAAAAAGCCACTTCCACCACCTGTCCCCATATACAAGAAGCCACTTCCACCACCAGTCCCCATATACAAAAAGCCACTTCCACCACCAGTCCCAACTTTCCAAAAGCCACTTCCACCTCCCATCCCATTTTACAAGCCAAAGCCACATCCATTCTTTAAGCCTCACCCTCCATTGCCAAAGATTCCTCcattcttcaagaaaccacCACTCCCACCATTCATTCCAAAACACCCTCTTCTTCCCAAGCTTCCTCCTATCACCAAAATCCACCCAAAATATTACCCCCACCCAAAGCCCAAGTTTCCTCATATTCCAAAAACCCACCCAAAATACTTCCCCCACCCAAAGATTGGCAAGTTACCACACCTGCCACCTTTGGTTCCTCAATATCCTTAG
- the LOC18767376 gene encoding LOW QUALITY PROTEIN: 4-coumarate--CoA ligase-like 6 (The sequence of the model RefSeq protein was modified relative to this genomic sequence to represent the inferred CDS: inserted 2 bases in 1 codon), with the protein MAPPSNTNFNSHISGKQSINQKALAAEQFPWWFSPETGIYQSKHLSIDLPSDPFLDIVSFIFSHQHDGVSSALIGSSCGSAISYSQLYSSVKSMASGLQQMGISQGDVVLLLLPNSIYYPIAFLGVMYLGAIVTTMNPLSSVAEIKKQIADTKACHAFTGPENADKLQALGIPAILVPENALPGSSKDIFSVFYKLIYSRCYLALRPVIKQQDTAAIMYSSGTTGVSKGVMITHRNFIATVAHFVRFEASQYEGSSLDNVYLAVLPLFHIYGLSLFMMGLLSLGSRVVVMKRFDVNEVIRAIDRYKVTHFPVVPPVLTALTKRANDGLAPHSLKSLKQVSCGAALLSMKTIENFVQTFPHIDLIQGYGMTETTAVGTRGFNTQKLRKPSSIGLLAPNMQAKVVDWNTRSPLPPTSTGELWLHGPGIMKGYLNNAKATLSTIDEGGWLHTGDIVFFDEDGYLHLQDRLKDAIKYKGFQIAPADLECVLINHAEILDVAVAGAMDEESGEVPVAFVVRKHRSELNHDAVMXTQVAPYKKVRKVVFVDSIPKSPAGKILRRELRKFLNSRL; encoded by the exons ATGGCCCCACCCTCAAACACCAACTTTAACTCCCATATATCAGGAAAACAGAGCATTAACCAGAAAGCTTTAGCTGCAGAACAGTTTCCTTGGTGGTTTTCACCAGAAACAGGAATTTACCAGAGCAAACACCTTTCCATTGACCTCCCATCAGACCCTTTTCTTGATATTGtctccttcattttctcaCACCAGCATGATGGGGTTTCCTCAGCTCTCATTGGTTCCTCTTGTGGGTCTGCAATATCTTACTCACAGCTCTACTCTTCTGTCAAGTCCATGGCCTCTGGCCTCCAGCAAATGGGAATCTCACAAGGTGATGttgttttgcttcttttgCCAAATTCCATTTACTATCCCATTGCTTTCTTGGGTGTTATGTACCTTGGTGCTATTGTCACAACCATGAATCCCCTCAGCAGTGTAGCAGAAATCAAGAAACAGATTGCTGATACCAAAGCATGTCATGCTTTTACTGGACCTGAGAATGCCGATAAATTACAAGCATTGGGCATTCCTGCAATTCTGGTTCCAGAAAATGCACTTCCGGGTTCTTCGAAGGACATTTTTTCGGTTTTTTATAAGCTTATTTATAGTAGGTGTTATTTGGCTCTAAGGCCAGTGATTAAGCAGCAAGACACTGCTGCAATAATGTATTCGTCCGGGACTACTGGTGTAAGCAAAGGTGTTATGATAACACATAGGAATTTCATAGCTACAGTTGCCCATTTTGTGCGTTTTGAGGCTTCACAGTACGAGGGTTCAAGCTTGGATAATGTGTATTTAGCTGTTCTGCCATTGTTTCATATCTACGGGTTGTCGCTTTTCATGATGGGTTTGTTGTCTTTAGGATCCAGAGTTGTTGTGATGAAGAGATTTGATGTCAATGAGGTGATCAGGGCAATTGATAGGTATAAAGTTACCCACTTCCCAGTTGTTCCACCAGTATTGACAGCATTGACAAAAAGAGCCAATGATGGCTTGGCCCCTCATAGCCTCAAGAGTTTAAAGCAGGTTTCTTGTGGTGCAGCTCTGTTGAGCATGAAAACCATAGAGAACTTTGTTCAAACCTTTCCTCACATTGATCTCATTCAGGGCTACGGCATGACTGAGACCACCGCGGTAGGAACTCGTGGTTTCAACACCCAAAAACTTAGGAAACCTTCTTCAATAGGGCTTTTAGCTCCAAACATGCAAGCTAAAGTGGTGGACTGGAACACTAGATCCCCTCTGCCTCCAACAAGTACCGGTGAGCTATGGCTACACGGACCGGGGATTATGAAGGGCTACTTGAACAATGCCAAGGCAACATTGTCAACAATTGATGAAGGGGGCTGGCTACACACTGGAGACATTGTGTTTTTTGATGAAGATGGATACTTACATCTACAAGACCGCTTAAAAGACGCGATCAAATACAAGGGCTTTCAGATTGCTCCTGCAGATTTAGAATGTGTGCTGATCAACCATGCTGAGATACTTGATGTTGCTGTGGCAGGTGCCATGGATGAAGAAAGTGGAGAGGTGCCTGTGGCTTTTGTGGTGAGGAAGCACAGAAGTGAACTAAACCATGATGCTGTCAT GACACAAGTTGCTCCATACAAGAAGGTCAGGAAGGTGGTGTTTGTAGATTCAATTCCAAAGTCTCCAGCTGGGAAGATCCTAAGAAGGGAGCTTAGGAAGTTTTTGAATTCTAGACTCTAG
- the LOC18768125 gene encoding uncharacterized protein LOC18768125 — protein MAYGRSQTSSFLEGFSLSPLPYPVLLILAVISIFLGISWYSSYDSVVEEAETQFNWLLFVTPIALLLLVKLLSSMDPDWLFSMSPLGNRRRTYYPPSEGSSPWGVAAFIVLLLVLLQYQSIFRDSWLI, from the coding sequence ATGGCCTATGGAAGAAGCCAAACCAGCTCTTTCCTAGAAGGGTTCTCTCTAAGTCCTCTGCCATATCCAGTTCTGCTAATTCTTGCAGTAATCTCAATCTTTCTTGGCATATCCTGGTACTCATCCTATGACTCAGTTGTGGAAGAAGCTGAAACGCAATTCAATTGGTTGCTTTTTGTTACACCAATAGCACTTCTGCTTCTTGTTAAGTTGCTGTCTTCTATGGATCCTGATTGGCTCTTCTCCATGTCTCCACTGGGAAACCGCAGGAGAACCTACTATCCACCTTCGGAGGGAAGCTCACCATGGGGTGTTGCTGCTTTCATTGTGCTCCTGCTAGTTTTGCTGCAATACCAGTCTATTTTCAGGGACAGCTGGCTCATATAG
- the LOC18766607 gene encoding translocon-associated protein subunit alpha, with protein METKAIRVFLFALLLIAAPFLQVARGQSDSEVDTSETVEESSDLGIVGEDVQDFGDGNFSPAPGVDTICVFPKNSAKSVNAGEETELLVGLKNDGESSLNVIAIKASVHLPFDHNLLVQNLTAQTFNNGSVPASAQATFPYIFAVSKFLQPGTFDLVGTVYYEIDQQPYQSTFYNGTIEVVEAGAFLSIESVFLVTLGFALLVLLGLWIHGQIQHLSKKTKRAPKVEVGTRATDASMDEWLQGTAYTQSLNKSSKKKK; from the exons ATGGAGACCAAGGCGATTAGGGTTTTTCTCTTCGCTCTCCTCCTCATCGCAGCGCCTTTCCTCCAAG TCGCCAGGGGTCAGTCTGATTCGGAAGTGGATACTTCTGAAACCGTAGAAGAAAGCAGTGATCTTGGGATTGTTGGTGAGGATGTCCAAGATTTTGGAGATGGAAATTTTAGCCCAGCTCCCGGTGTTGATACGATCTGTGTCTTCCCCAAAAACAGCGCTAAAT CGGTGAATGCAGGGGAAGAGACTGAACTACTGGTTGGACTGAAAAATGATG GGGAGTCAAGCTTGAATGTGATTGCAATCAAAGCCAGTGTCCATCTCCCTTTTGATCACAATCTACTGGTTCAGAATCTTACTGCACAG ACTTTTAACAATGGGTCAGTTCCAGCTTCGGCTCAGGCTACTTTCCCATACATATTTGCTGTCAGCAAGTTCTTGCAG CCTGGAACTTTTGATCTTGTGGGTACCGTATATTATGAGATAGACCAGCAACCATACCAGAGCACCTTCTACAATGGTACCATTGAAGTTGTTGAGGCTGGTGCTTTCCTGAGCATTGAGTCTGTTTTTCTTGTCACACTTGGATTTGCCCTTCTTGTCCTGCTGGGTCTATGGATTCATGGCCAAATACAACACCTTTCCAAG AAAACTAAGAGGGCTCCCAAGGTGGAAGTTGGAACCAGGGCTACAGATGCCTCAATGGATGAATGGCTTCAG GGAACTGCATATACTCAGTCACTCAACAAAtcatcaaagaagaagaaatag
- the LOC18767016 gene encoding uncharacterized protein LOC18767016, translating to MAYGRSPTSSFIEGFSLSPLPYPVLLILAVISIFFGISWYSSHDSVVEEAETQFSWLLLFTAIALLLLVKLLSFLDPDWFFSLFPWGSRRIAYHEPSEGSSPWGVAAFIVLLLVLLQYQSIFRDSWLI from the exons ATGGCCTATGGACGAAGCCCAACCAGCTCTTTCATAGAAGGGTTCTCTCTAAGTCCTCTGCCATATCCAGTTCTGCTAATTCTTGCAGTAATCTCAATCTTTTTTGGCATATCCTGGTACTCATCCCATGACTCAGTTGTGGAAGAAGCTGAAACGCAATTCAGTTGGCTGCTTTTGTTTACAGCAATAGCACTTCTGCTTCTTGTTAAGTTGCTGTCTTTTCTGGATCCTGATTGGTTCTTCTCCTTGTTTCCATGGGGAAGCCGCAGGATAGCCTACCATGAACCTTCAGAGGGAAGCTCACCATGGGGTGTTGCTGCTTTCATTGTGCTCCTGCTAGTTTTGCTGCAATACCAGTCTATTTTCCG GGACAGCTGGCTCATATAG
- the LOC18767286 gene encoding triosephosphate isomerase, chloroplastic isoform X1 yields the protein MSVASTSLASQLSGPKSVSSYSGLRRSCSKLDHTQSLSLFQHLHSQLRLSSSSRKASRGIVAMAGTGKFFVGGNWKCNGTKDSISKLVSDLNSAKLEADVDVIVAPPFLYIDQVKNSLTDRIEISGQNSWVGKGGAFTGEISVEQLKDIGATWVILGHSERRHVIGEDDQFIGKKAAYALNEGLGVIACIGEKLEEREAGKTFDICFQQLKAFADAVPSWDNIVIAYEPVWAIGTGKVASPEQAQEVHVAVRDWLKKNVSPEVASKTRIIYGGSVNGGNSAELAKKEDIDGFLVGGASLKGPEFATIINSVTAKKVAA from the exons ATGTCGGTGGCCTCCACATCTCTCGCTTCCCAACTCTCTGGCCCTAAATCCGTCTCCTCTTACTCCGGTCTGCGACGATCGTGCTCCAAGTTGGACCACACCCagtctctctccctcttccaaCATCTTCACTCCCAGCTCcgcctctcttcctcctcccgCAAAGCCTCCAGAGGCATCGTCGCCATGGCCGGCACTGGAAAG TTCTTTGTTGGTGGAAACTGGAAGTGT AATGGCACAAAAGACTCTATCAGCAAGCTAGTCTCTGACTTGAACAGTGCCAAATTGGAAGCAGATGTTG ATGTTATTGTTGCACCACCATTTCTTTACATCGATCAGGTGAAGAACTCATTAACAGATCGTATTGAAATATCTGGTCAAAATTCTTGGGTTGGAAAAGGTGGCGCTTTCACGGGAGAAATCAG CGTTGAACAATTGAAGGATATTGGGGCCACATGGGTTATTCTTGGACACTCGGAACGGAGGCATGTAATTGGGGAAGACGATCAG TTTATAGGAAAGAAAGCTGCCTATGCCTTGAACGAGGGTCTTGGAGTTATTGCTTGCATTGGTGAGAAGCTAGAAGAAAGGGAAGCAGGGAAAACTTTTGACATCTGCTTTCAGCAACTGAAGGCTTTTGCAG ATGCAGTACCCAGCTGGGATAATATAGTTATTGCTTATGAGCCTGTATGGGCCATTGGAACTGGTAAGGTGGCCAGTCCAGAACAAGCTCAGGAAGTACATGTAGCTGTTCGTGATTGGCTCAAAAAGAATGTGTCACCAGAAGTTGCATCCAAAACAAGAATTATTTATGGAG GGTCTGTAAATGGAGGCAATTCTGCTGAGCTTGCAAAGAAGGAAGATATTGATGGTTTTCTTGTTGGTGGTGCTTCCTTAAAG GGTCCTGAATTCGCTACCATCATCAATTCCGTAACAGCCAAGAAAGTTGCAGCTTGA
- the LOC18767286 gene encoding triosephosphate isomerase, chloroplastic isoform X2: MAVASSSLASQLSGPKSVSSYSGLRRSGPKLDHTQSLSLFQHLHSQLRLSSSSRKASRGIVAMAGTGKFFVGGNWKCNGTKDSISKLVSDLNSAKLEADVDVIVAPPFLYIDQVKNSLTDRIEISGQNSWVGKGGAFTGEISVEQLKDIGATWVILGHSERRHVIGEDDQFIGKKAAYALNEGLGVIACIGEKLEEREAGKTFDICFQQLKAFADAVPSWDNIVIAYEPVWAIGTGKVASPEQAQEVHVAVRDWLKKNVSPEVASKTRIIYGGSVNGGNSAELAKKEDIDGFLVGGASLKGPEFATIINSVTAKKVAA, encoded by the exons ATGGCGGTGGCCTCCTCATCTCTCGCTTCCCAACTCTCTGGCCCTAAATCCGTCTCCTCTTACTCCGGTCTGCGACGATCGGGACCCAAGTTGGACCACACCCAGTCCCTCTCCCTCTTCCAACACCTTCACTCCCAGCTCcgcctctcttcctcctcccgCAAAGCCTCCAGAGGCATCGTCGCCATGGCCGGCACTGGAAAG TTCTTTGTTGGTGGAAACTGGAAGTGT AATGGCACAAAAGACTCTATCAGCAAGCTAGTCTCTGACTTGAACAGTGCCAAATTGGAAGCAGATGTTG ATGTTATTGTTGCACCACCATTTCTTTACATCGATCAGGTGAAGAACTCATTAACAGATCGTATTGAAATATCTGGTCAAAATTCTTGGGTTGGAAAAGGTGGCGCTTTCACGGGAGAAATCAG CGTTGAACAATTGAAGGATATTGGGGCCACATGGGTTATTCTTGGACACTCGGAACGGAGGCATGTAATTGGGGAAGACGATCAG TTTATAGGAAAGAAAGCTGCCTATGCCTTGAACGAGGGTCTTGGAGTTATTGCTTGCATTGGTGAGAAGCTAGAAGAAAGGGAAGCAGGGAAAACTTTTGACATCTGCTTTCAGCAACTGAAGGCTTTTGCAG ATGCAGTACCCAGCTGGGATAATATAGTTATTGCTTATGAGCCTGTATGGGCCATTGGAACTGGTAAGGTGGCCAGTCCAGAACAAGCTCAGGAAGTACATGTAGCTGTTCGTGATTGGCTCAAAAAGAATGTGTCACCAGAAGTTGCATCCAAAACAAGAATTATTTATGGAG GGTCTGTAAATGGAGGCAATTCTGCTGAGCTTGCAAAGAAGGAAGATATTGATGGTTTTCTTGTTGGTGGTGCTTCCTTAAAG GGTCCTGAATTCGCTACCATCATCAATTCCGTAACAGCCAAGAAAGTTGCAGCTTGA
- the LOC18768884 gene encoding transcription factor bHLH121, with the protein MDQQFKHEGFIQSAPPPFPSAIEFPQPPPDSRAPSGRSQPNSSQRPEGETKDCLTARKIQKADREKLRRDRLNEQFLELGNVLDPDRPKNDKATILADTIQVLKDLTSEVDKLKADCASLTEESRELTHEKNDLREEKASLKSDIENLNAQYQQRLRAMFPWGAMDHSVVMAPPSYPYPMPMPMPPGPIPMHPHMQPYHYFPNQNPGVIPNPCSTFVPYVTPNTLVEQQSTQYVSPVVHPGSRSHVSGKQDSRNKLSGESKIDRSEDSNDVTTELELKTPGSMTDQDLSSVRRKSQKSARKEIKVTEGSSSSRCSSSRSVQDSSSNSVVGGTKADD; encoded by the exons ATGGATCAGCAGTTCAAACACGAAGGCTTCATCCAATCTGCGCCACCTCCATTTCCTTCCGCCATAGAATTTCCTCAGCCCCCTCCTGATTCCCGCGCTCCCTCCGGCCGCTCCCAACCCAATTCAAG CCAAAGGCCTGAAGGGGAAACTAAGGATTGTCTAACGGCTAGAAAGATTCAGAAGGCTGACCGGGAGAAGTTGAGGAGGGATCGACTGAACGAGCAGTTTCTTGAGTTGGGGAATGTTTTAG ATCCAGACAGACCCAAAAATGATAAAGCAACCATTTTAGCTGATACAATTCAAGTGCTGAAGGATTTGACATCGGAAGTAGACAAACTTAAAGCTGATTGTGCTTCACTAACCGAAGAGTCTCGTGAG TTGACACATGAGAAAAATGATCTCAGAGAAGAGAAGGCATCTCTTAAATCTGACATTGAGAACCTTAATGCTCAGTATCAGCAGAGACTCAGGGCTATGTTCCCTTGGGGTGCTATGGATCACTCAGTTGTAATGGCCCCACCTTCATATCCATATCCAATGCCAATGCCAATGCCTCCAGGTCCAATTCCCATGCATCCACATATGCAGCCATACCATTATTTCCCAAATCAGAATCCTGGGGTCATTCCTAACCCCTGTTCAACTTTTGTTCCATATGTTACTCCTAATACTCTGGTTGAACAGCAGTCCACCCAATATGTGTCGCCAGTAGTGCATCCAGGAAGTCGGTCTCATGTTTCAGGCAAACAAGATTCCAGAAACAAATTATCCGGGGAGAGTAAAATTGACAGAAGTGAGGATTCAAATGATGTTACGACAGAACTAGAATTGAAAACTCCTGGATCTATGACTGATCAG GATTTATCATCAGTACGAAGAAAATCTCAGAAGTCAGCGAGGAAGGAAATCAAGGTTACAGAAGGGAGTTCTTCAAGCAGATGTTCTTCTTCTCGTAGTGTACAGGATAGCTCATCTAATAGCGTAGTTGGTGGCACAAAAGCTGATGactga
- the LOC18766439 gene encoding uncharacterized protein LOC18766439 isoform X1, producing MLPFISYKHNISLHSLLHLHPDKEVEEEERTNSSSSSFLLTMGSCFPKQIERRKAISTERKTMRDLHQSCGEDFPACALRPTDRKNWMAGLNPEKIHIHKILWPGTHDSATNKIGFPCITRPFAQCQTLSIYQQLVIGTRVLDIRVQKDRRVCHGILVTYSIDVVIRDIKKFLSETKSEIILLEIRTEYGHDDPPDFEQYLVHQFGEVLIHQDDNVFNKTIAELFPKRIICVWKPRNSPPPKAGGVLWSSGHLKDDWINTDLPSTKFESNLKCLSEQPPISTRTFFYRVENTVTPQPDYPIVCVKPVTGRIHEYARLFITQCFSRGIENRLQIFSTDFIDEDFVDACVAVTYSRIERKA from the coding sequence ATGCTTCCTTTTATATCTTATAAACATAACATTTCTCTGCACAGCCTACTCCATTTGCATCCAGACAAGGAAGTagaggaagaggaaagaaccaactcttcttcttcttccttcttatTAACAATGGGTTCCTGTTTCCCTAAACAGATAGAACGCCGTAAGGCGATCTCAACGGAGAGGAAAACAATGCGTGATCTTCATCAAAGCTGTGGTGAGGACTTTCCAGCTTGTGCCCTTAGGCCTACAGATAGAAAAAATTGGATGGCAGGCCTCAACCCTGAGAAGATTCACATACACAAGATTTTATGGCCAGGAACACATGACTCTGCAACCAACAAGATTGGATTTCCATGCATAACTAGGCCTTTTGCACAATGCCAAACTCTGTCCATCTACCAACAGCTTGTCATAGGCACCAGAGTGCTTGACATTCGGGTTCAAAAGGATCGTCGCGTCTGCCATGGAATTCTTGTCACATACAGCATTGATGTTGTGATCAGAGACATCAAGAAGTTTCTGTCTGAAACAAAGTCAGAGATCATACTCCTTGAAATCAGGACTGAATATGGTCATGATGACCCTCCTGATTTTGAGCAGTATTTGGTGCATCAATTTGGGGAGGTTCTCATCCACCAGGATGACAATGTGTTCAACAAGACCATTGCAGAATTGTTTCCGAAGCGAATAATATGCGTGTGGAAGCCAAGGAATTCACCTCCGCCTAAGGCAGGGGGCGTTCTATGGAGTTCTGGGCACTTGAAGGATGACTGGATCAACACGGATTTGCCATCGACAAAATTCGAAAGCAACTTGAAGTGTTTGAGTGAGCAGCCTCCAATTTCAACAAGAACATTCTTTTACAGGGTGGAGAACACAGTGACACCTCAGCCTGATTACCctattgtgtgtgtgaaacCAGTGACCGGTCGGATTCATGAGTATGCAAGGCTGTTTATAACTCAGTGCTTCTCTAGAGGTATTGAAAATAGGTTGCAAATCTTCTCTACTGATTTTATAGATGAGGATTTTGTTGATGCATGTGTTGCTGTTACATATTCAAGAATTGAACGGAAAGCCTGA
- the LOC18766439 gene encoding uncharacterized protein LOC18766439 isoform X2 has product MKNTFEDNYNLLTIERRKAISTERKTMRDLHQSCGEDFPACALRPTDRKNWMAGLNPEKIHIHKILWPGTHDSATNKIGFPCITRPFAQCQTLSIYQQLVIGTRVLDIRVQKDRRVCHGILVTYSIDVVIRDIKKFLSETKSEIILLEIRTEYGHDDPPDFEQYLVHQFGEVLIHQDDNVFNKTIAELFPKRIICVWKPRNSPPPKAGGVLWSSGHLKDDWINTDLPSTKFESNLKCLSEQPPISTRTFFYRVENTVTPQPDYPIVCVKPVTGRIHEYARLFITQCFSRGIENRLQIFSTDFIDEDFVDACVAVTYSRIERKA; this is encoded by the exons ATGAAAAACACATTTGAAGATAATTATAACTTATTGACA ATAGAACGCCGTAAGGCGATCTCAACGGAGAGGAAAACAATGCGTGATCTTCATCAAAGCTGTGGTGAGGACTTTCCAGCTTGTGCCCTTAGGCCTACAGATAGAAAAAATTGGATGGCAGGCCTCAACCCTGAGAAGATTCACATACACAAGATTTTATGGCCAGGAACACATGACTCTGCAACCAACAAGATTGGATTTCCATGCATAACTAGGCCTTTTGCACAATGCCAAACTCTGTCCATCTACCAACAGCTTGTCATAGGCACCAGAGTGCTTGACATTCGGGTTCAAAAGGATCGTCGCGTCTGCCATGGAATTCTTGTCACATACAGCATTGATGTTGTGATCAGAGACATCAAGAAGTTTCTGTCTGAAACAAAGTCAGAGATCATACTCCTTGAAATCAGGACTGAATATGGTCATGATGACCCTCCTGATTTTGAGCAGTATTTGGTGCATCAATTTGGGGAGGTTCTCATCCACCAGGATGACAATGTGTTCAACAAGACCATTGCAGAATTGTTTCCGAAGCGAATAATATGCGTGTGGAAGCCAAGGAATTCACCTCCGCCTAAGGCAGGGGGCGTTCTATGGAGTTCTGGGCACTTGAAGGATGACTGGATCAACACGGATTTGCCATCGACAAAATTCGAAAGCAACTTGAAGTGTTTGAGTGAGCAGCCTCCAATTTCAACAAGAACATTCTTTTACAGGGTGGAGAACACAGTGACACCTCAGCCTGATTACCctattgtgtgtgtgaaacCAGTGACCGGTCGGATTCATGAGTATGCAAGGCTGTTTATAACTCAGTGCTTCTCTAGAGGTATTGAAAATAGGTTGCAAATCTTCTCTACTGATTTTATAGATGAGGATTTTGTTGATGCATGTGTTGCTGTTACATATTCAAGAATTGAACGGAAAGCCTGA